From the Oryctolagus cuniculus chromosome 17, mOryCun1.1, whole genome shotgun sequence genome, the window CACCTTCGGCCTGCTAGGGGATGGCCACGGCCCTGGGCCCACCGACCCTTTTTGGGGTGTACGTGGCCACTTGGCCAAGAGGTCTGGTTCGCAGCCTCGCGTCAGGAGGcggtcctgtcccagccccaggagcagggagggtcccgctgagctggggaggggctggggcaggtgcgcGGCGCCGCAGCGCCCCCCGCGCACGGAAGTGGGGCGGCGCCACCTCAGGACAGCCGCCGCGGGCCTGGCGCCGCGCCCTGGGGACTGTGGCGTGCAGTTCGGTAGAACGTCCTGattccagaaagaaatagaacagcgCGGGGATCTGCCCGCGGGGCTGCAGGGCCTCTGgcttgctggggagggggcagcccggCTTCCGTGCCCGCCGCCGAGTGGAGGACCAGGGCCGGTCTGCGGCAGGGGAGTGGACAGCCTGACCCCCGCGGACCTCCGCGGCCGAGAGCCCGCGAGCGCCTGAGACCCGAAGCGGACTGCAGGCCCGCAGCCCGCGCGGTTCCCGCCCCCGCTTGTCCGCAGCCGGCGCGCGGCGCAGACACGCACACGGCCGCACACGCGCACGCCCCCGGGCCGCCTCTGCGCCCCGCGCATGCTGCATTTGTTTTGCTTCGGCAGGGCCCGAATGGGGACACGCTGCTCTCTCTCAATTGGCAGCCTCCtcggcccccccgccccccgccgagGTGCCATATGTCAGTGTCATGAATAGGCATGAGGCTTgggggctgggaggtggcagcTGCCAATCACCCACCGCTAGACCGGGATGGGGCATCGACTCCGtcgcgggggtgggggtggggggcagggtggtggCTGGGAccagggggcctgggctgggcagagcctggggcggggggcggatGTGGGGCTGAGTGTGGGACAgcacagggcaggtgcagcccaggctACCTCCCCAGGATGCCCCCACTGCCCTGACACCCGCCCTGCACCCcgtccctgggtccctgtgggAGGGCGGAGGGAAGCGCATTTAGCCAGCAGCGCTGCTGGCCTGGGCCACTCTGGGAGAGCGGTTTTCAAAGTTTCAGAATCGCCCCGCCTGCCAACAGCAGAGGCCGGTTTCTGCTTGCATCTGCCAGTTGTTGCCAACAGGGTTCCTTGCCCCAGGCCTCGGGGGCACCTCCCGCACTCTTCCCTGGGACCTGGCCACtgcttcagctcccagctctgggatGCGTTCCtgtcctcctctccccgctgcccGCCCGCCCTGGGTCCTGCAGAGCCATGCACGCCGCAGACACTGGGCTGCACACGCGGCAGGTGCCTGGCATGAGGCAGAGCCGAGGCTGCGGACGGAGCCCCCGCAGGTGCAGGAGAGGCCCCGCCCCTCTCTGGGCTCCTCATTTCCAGCCCTGCTGGAGGCCGAGCCCGGATAGGTTGACCACTCCGGGTCAGCGGGCCCCTCCTCCCGGCCAGCATGACGAGTCCCGTTTGACATTTCCCCAGGCAGTTAATTGATGCCCAAGTAATTTGTCATGGAGACCTCGTTATATGCCAAGTGGGTCCCCTAAGCTGTTAGCGTCTGTGCCCCAGAAACAAGATTGGCAGGTTAATAATGGAGCCTGAGTCACACGGTCCCTGCTGGCACTGGAAGAGAATTACCCAGAGATAAGACGGGCGCTGGTGGGAAGAGACCACCCCCCTGGAGCCCTGGCGACACTCCCCCTTCTGCAGAAggcccccagcctcagtttccccagacaGGTGCACCTTCTTCTAGGGAGTGCTTGGAGTTTCCACTGAGACCCCTCCCACCAGGGGGCGGAGGCCCCGGTGACACTCGGGGAAGGCctgtgactcaaaccagctgGCCAAGGTGGGCTTGAGTGCGAGAGCAAGTGACCCTGGGAATGCAGCCACGGAGCCCACACCAGGGACAGGCCTGGTAGAGGGTCAGCCACTCCATGTGGCGGGCCGCGGAGGGCCAGCTCCGCCCTGGGGTGAACTCACAGGGCCTCGCTTTTGCTTGGAGTTGGTTCCTGCGTGTGTAACCTGGAGAGATCTCAGACCTGCACACTGCTACCCAGGCTCATGCCATCTGCAGAGCCCTCTGGGGAGAGGGCCAGCAccaggagcagggctggaggGGGTGGTCTTGAGGAAGGCCTGGTGGCCGTCCCTCGGGGTCTCCTGGCTCCACACCCCAGGCTGAGTCAGGGagcaggcagaggtggagagaggctgGAGGGTCTCCCACGGCCGCCTTGGGACCCGCAGGCCGAGGCCCACCAGCCTTGGCTTCAGCACCGAGGACAGCGGCAGCCACCTCCCACATTCGCGCTCTCCCAGGAGGAACAGGCGGATCCCTGGGCAGCTGGGAGTCACTCGTGGACACCTGACGGCTCAGAGCATGGTGTCTGTGCGCCTtagaaactaaaacaaaacaaaaaaccgaGACAAGGACTCTCGTgggcagttaaaaaaaatcaccagtttCCCTGATCTTCCTGCTGGGAGCGCTGACTTCTAGTTCTCTCTGGAAGCCCTTGGTTAAAGCAGGCAGGCGAGCATGGGCCCGCAAAGGAGGGGGCTTCAGTACAGGAGCCGGAGACTCCCAGGGTGAAGGAGAGACCCTGGGGATAGAGGCGGCGGCAGGTGTACCGGGCAACCCAGACCGGAGTCCAGGAGTGCCGCAGCCAGCGATCTGTGGCTTCATAGCAAATTACCCCCGAATGAAGATGCGCTGTCTTGCCCAGGCTCTgcggtgggtggggtgggtggggtggggggggtctgGACGCAGACCGGCCCAGTGGTTCTGACTCGGGGTCTCGTGAGCTGCCAACAAGGTGACGGCCGGGGCTGCGGGCTTCTGGAGGCTTGAGTGGGGCACGGCTCACGGCAGGAGGCTTCTGGTCCTGGCATGTGGTCCCGTCTCTGAGCGCCTATGCCATGGCACAGCTGACTTCCCTATGGGGGGAGTGGGTTGGGAAAGAGAGGGAGCACCGCCCCCCCAAtatgctatggcctggccccAGAAGTGACACGGCCCGCTGCTGTGGCCCACCGGCCACCCTGACCCTCCTGGTCCTGCACCCAGGGCGACTGCACAAGTTCACGGAGGTGGGCGGAGGCTGAGCTCAGAGGgtccggggcggggcctgcggctCCTACTCTTACAGCAGATCACCCCCCAGTGCTCAGCGCCAGGATGAGTAAGTAAGCAACACGCAGGTAAACAAAACGAGGCCGTTACTGAGTTCAGGAAAAGCGAGCGGTCGCACCAGCAAAGAAGTGGGGGGAGAATTCATTGTTCGGCGGGGACGCGTGTGTGCGAGGCGCTGGGGACACACACAGGTCTGATTCAACGGTGACCAGAGCATGAGCGCGCGCACGTGTGGGCCAGGTGTGCGAGCACAAGCCCAGAGCATCAGGCCTCGCCTCTGCGGCCACCACTGCCCTGGGCCCCCCGCGAGGGCGGGGCTGCCCGAGGTCACGTGACCACTCCCAGCCTGGACACCTGCGGCTTTGATACAGGGCAGCAAGTAATGAAAAACCGAAGCCTGCAGGTCTGGGAAGGGCCCGGGGCTGCGGCCTCTCTGCCTGGAGTCCCCCCCTTGCACCCCGCCCCC encodes:
- the LOC138845990 gene encoding uncharacterized protein, whose product is MAPRRGAGGPRRLPIEREQRVPIRALPKQNKCSMRGAQRRPGGVRVCGRVRVCAARRLRTSGGGNRAGCGPAVRFGSQALAGSRPRRSAGVRLSTPLPQTGPGPPLGGGHGSRAAPSPASQRPCSPAGRSPRCSISFWNQDVLPNCTPQSPGRGARPAAAVLRWRRPTSVRGGRCGAAHLPQPLPSSAGPSLLLGLGQDRLLTRGCEPDLLAKWPRTPQKGSVGPGPWPSPSRPKVPWAALQLPPFWAKSHWGLGRELGGGCWALDLLPPHPQQAPAGQARGLGLGRCPHPWPFLGSCRVPFCGRCRRLASTLPIHSLQGSWARDSLIPTLAPWPGSWVS